A DNA window from Kitasatospora atroaurantiaca contains the following coding sequences:
- a CDS encoding ABC transporter ATP-binding protein, translating into MTALLETRELVKRFPVRHGLTRRLAGHVTAVDGVSLRVEAGETLGLVGESGCGKSTVARLLTRLERPTSGTIRFAGQDLADLDEQALRPVRRELQMVFQDPFSSLNPRQTVRRILASSHRYQGLTPGEPVEQLLERVGLRAEHADRHPHEFSGGQAQRIGIARALALRPKLVVCDEPVSALDVSVQAQILNLLQDLQDEYGLAYLFIAHDLGAVRQISTRIAVMYLGAVVETADRDTLLGSPAHPYTRALLSAVPLPDPDAERARERIVLRGDLPSPLNPPSGCRFRSRCPIAADRCAAERPVLREVAPGHEVACHYPETL; encoded by the coding sequence ATGACCGCCCTGCTGGAAACCCGGGAGCTGGTCAAGCGCTTCCCGGTCCGCCACGGCCTCACCCGGCGCCTCGCCGGGCACGTCACCGCCGTCGACGGCGTCTCGCTCAGGGTCGAGGCGGGCGAAACGCTCGGCCTGGTCGGCGAATCCGGCTGCGGCAAGTCCACCGTGGCCCGCCTGCTCACCCGGCTGGAACGCCCCACGTCCGGCACCATCCGGTTCGCCGGGCAGGATCTCGCCGACCTGGACGAGCAGGCCCTGCGCCCGGTGCGCCGCGAGCTGCAGATGGTCTTCCAGGACCCGTTCTCCTCGCTCAACCCCCGGCAGACCGTTCGCCGCATCCTCGCCTCGTCCCATCGGTACCAGGGGCTCACCCCCGGCGAACCGGTCGAGCAACTGCTGGAACGGGTCGGCCTGCGCGCCGAACACGCCGACCGCCACCCGCACGAGTTCTCCGGCGGTCAGGCCCAACGCATCGGCATCGCAAGGGCGTTGGCGCTTCGACCGAAGCTGGTCGTGTGCGACGAGCCGGTCTCGGCCCTGGACGTGTCGGTGCAGGCCCAGATCCTCAACCTGCTCCAGGACCTCCAGGACGAGTACGGCCTCGCCTACCTGTTCATCGCGCACGACCTCGGCGCCGTCCGCCAGATCAGCACCCGCATCGCCGTGATGTACCTGGGCGCCGTCGTCGAGACCGCCGACCGTGACACGCTCCTCGGCTCGCCCGCCCACCCGTACACCCGTGCCTTGCTGTCGGCCGTACCGCTGCCCGACCCGGACGCCGAACGCGCCCGCGAGCGGATCGTGCTCCGCGGCGACCTGCCCAGCCCGCTCAACCCGCCCAGCGGCTGCCGCTTCCGCTCTCGCTGTCCCATAGCAGCCGACCGCTGCGCCGCCGAGCGGCCCGTCCTGCGGGAGGTCGCGCCCGGACACGAAGTCGCCTGCCACTACCCGGAGACCCTGTGA
- a CDS encoding alpha/beta fold hydrolase yields MTDHVFTVPLDHTEPGGATIEVFARELADPVRADDQLPWLLYLQGGPGGKSPRPLNATAGWLDHALKTHRVLLLDQRGTGRSTPVTARSATRFDSPRRLAGHLALLRADSIVADAELIRRELCGDRPWETLGQSYGGFLTLSYLSHAPEGLHACYVTGGLPGLHTTADDVYAATYPRVRDKVTAHYTRHPGDRALLRRIADLLGRRPVHLPDGDRLTVRRLRTLGLMLGMGDGSARLHWLLEEALDADGEPSATFLRQVMQLTAFTDNPLFAALQESIYGHSGAATGWAAARALAAHPEFAEDADPLLLTGEMIYPWMFREIAGLRPFAEAVELLAERTDWPDLYDPARLAANRVPVAAAIYHDDMYVDAGLSLRTARSIGSLRAWVTNEWEHDGVTASGGRVLARLMDLAADRI; encoded by the coding sequence ATGACCGACCACGTCTTCACCGTGCCGCTCGACCACACCGAACCCGGCGGCGCGACGATCGAGGTCTTCGCGCGCGAGCTGGCCGACCCTGTGCGAGCGGACGACCAACTGCCCTGGCTGCTCTACCTCCAGGGCGGCCCGGGCGGGAAGTCGCCGCGCCCGCTGAACGCCACCGCCGGCTGGCTCGACCACGCGCTGAAGACCCACCGGGTACTGCTGCTCGACCAGCGCGGCACCGGCCGCTCCACCCCCGTGACGGCCCGCTCGGCCACCCGCTTCGACTCGCCGCGGCGGCTCGCCGGCCACCTCGCCCTCCTCCGGGCCGACTCGATCGTCGCCGACGCCGAGCTGATCAGACGTGAACTGTGCGGAGACCGGCCCTGGGAGACGCTGGGCCAGAGCTACGGCGGCTTCCTCACCCTCAGCTACCTCTCCCACGCGCCCGAGGGGCTGCACGCCTGCTACGTCACCGGCGGCCTGCCCGGCCTCCACACCACCGCCGACGACGTGTACGCCGCCACCTACCCCCGGGTCCGTGACAAGGTCACCGCCCACTACACCCGCCACCCCGGCGACCGCGCGCTGCTCCGCCGCATCGCCGACCTGCTCGGCCGCCGTCCGGTCCACCTGCCCGACGGCGACCGGCTCACCGTCCGCCGGCTGCGCACCCTCGGCCTGATGCTCGGCATGGGCGACGGCTCCGCCCGCCTGCACTGGCTGCTGGAGGAGGCCCTCGACGCCGACGGCGAACCCTCCGCCACCTTCCTGCGCCAGGTCATGCAGCTGACCGCCTTCACCGACAACCCGCTCTTCGCCGCCCTGCAGGAGTCCATCTACGGCCACTCCGGCGCTGCCACCGGCTGGGCCGCCGCCCGTGCCCTGGCCGCCCACCCCGAGTTCGCCGAGGACGCCGACCCGCTGCTGCTCACCGGCGAGATGATCTACCCCTGGATGTTCCGCGAGATCGCCGGCCTGCGCCCGTTCGCCGAGGCCGTCGAGCTGCTCGCCGAACGCACCGACTGGCCCGACCTCTACGACCCGGCCCGGCTCGCCGCCAACCGGGTGCCGGTGGCCGCCGCGATCTACCACGACGACATGTACGTGGACGCCGGCCTGTCGCTGCGCACCGCCCGCTCGATCGGCTCACTGCGGGCCTGGGTCACCAACGAGTGGGAGCACGACGGCGTGACCGCCTCCGGCGGCCGCGTCCTCGCCCGCCTGATGGACCTGGCCGCCGACCGGATCTGA
- a CDS encoding M6 family metalloprotease domain-containing protein, with the protein MRLLPLTAALAATLPLVTATPALADTARPTGAPAAACALPGRTGWTDEGHDTDHAQFQQAVGTKHVLMLFVDFPDAPATGDLADYYRQLAPAADWLKEDSYGRTRLDITPLNRWLHMPQDSASYGFQRGITFEQHELYVRQAVEAAAPHTDLSRYDMLYIVPTKAASAISFSPTYLFDPTTPGIVVGGNRLKWAVTFGQDMYHWGPKVAAHETGHTFGLPDLYAFTGTDYHRFVGGWDLMGLISGPAPQHLGWERWKLGWIDDRQVACLPATGRRTVRLEAVERPGGTKIAVIRTGETTAYVAESRRAVGGDAGACSTGVLVYKVDTAAQTGEGPVQVVNGNPGTTPPDGCKALDMAAFGPGRSFTDPATGVRIDVLRRGPLSDTITVSKQ; encoded by the coding sequence ATGAGACTGCTCCCGCTCACCGCCGCCCTCGCCGCAACCCTCCCGCTGGTGACCGCCACCCCGGCCCTCGCCGACACCGCCCGGCCGACCGGCGCTCCCGCCGCCGCGTGCGCCCTGCCCGGCAGAACCGGCTGGACCGACGAGGGCCACGACACCGACCACGCGCAGTTCCAGCAGGCAGTCGGCACCAAGCACGTGCTGATGCTGTTCGTCGACTTCCCCGACGCCCCGGCCACCGGCGACCTCGCCGACTACTACCGCCAACTCGCACCGGCCGCCGACTGGTTGAAGGAGGACTCGTACGGCCGGACCCGCCTCGACATCACCCCACTGAACCGTTGGCTGCACATGCCGCAGGACTCCGCGTCCTACGGCTTCCAGCGCGGCATCACCTTCGAGCAGCACGAGCTCTACGTGCGCCAGGCCGTCGAGGCAGCCGCGCCGCACACCGACCTCTCCCGGTACGACATGCTCTACATCGTCCCCACCAAGGCCGCCTCCGCGATCAGCTTCTCGCCCACCTACCTGTTCGACCCGACCACCCCCGGCATCGTGGTGGGCGGCAATCGCCTCAAGTGGGCGGTGACGTTCGGTCAGGACATGTACCACTGGGGCCCCAAGGTCGCCGCGCACGAGACCGGGCACACCTTCGGCCTGCCCGACCTGTACGCCTTCACCGGCACCGACTACCACCGCTTCGTCGGAGGCTGGGATCTGATGGGCCTCATCTCGGGCCCGGCCCCGCAGCATCTCGGCTGGGAGCGCTGGAAGTTGGGATGGATCGACGACCGCCAGGTCGCCTGCCTGCCGGCGACCGGCAGGCGCACCGTCCGCCTGGAGGCCGTCGAACGCCCCGGCGGCACCAAGATCGCGGTGATCCGTACCGGCGAGACCACCGCGTACGTCGCCGAATCCCGCCGGGCCGTCGGCGGGGACGCCGGTGCCTGCTCCACCGGCGTGCTCGTCTACAAGGTCGACACCGCCGCCCAGACCGGTGAGGGGCCCGTCCAGGTCGTCAACGGCAACCCGGGCACCACACCACCGGACGGCTGCAAGGCGCTCGACATGGCCGCCTTCGGGCCGGGACGGTCCTTCACCGACCCCGCCACCGGAGTCCGGATCGACGTCCTGCGCCGGGGCCCGCTCTCCGACACGATCACGGTCAGCAAGCAGTAG
- a CDS encoding M6 family metalloprotease domain-containing protein, with translation MQAPTTIARPLAAVLALIGALVLLIAPAEPAAAAAQASSCALSGTTGWTDEGHWTDRTRFQQPLGTKRVLTLFVDFPDAPADGPTSTYTAQLTPAADWMWNASYGRTWLAITPLNRWLRMPQYSTSYGFQRGISFEQHEAYVRDAVQAAAPYADFSRYDLVYVVPPRSAPAISFTPTYVYDPGTAGVTANGTRIKWAVTFGQDMWYWGPRIADHETGHTFGLPDLYAFTGTDQHAYVGGWDVMGKVGGPAPQYVGWEGWKLGWIDDSQVACLPGPGWTTVDLNAVEYTGGTKIAVIRTSDTTAYVAESRRAAYADPNPCSTGVLIYKVDTAVQTGYGPIRVINGNPGTTPPSGCTSLDMAAHHPGQSFTDWTARVQISIRSGGQYGDTIQISKW, from the coding sequence GTGCAAGCCCCCACCACGATCGCGCGGCCACTGGCCGCCGTACTCGCCCTCATCGGCGCGCTCGTCCTGCTCATCGCCCCCGCCGAGCCCGCCGCCGCCGCCGCGCAGGCGTCGTCCTGTGCGCTGTCCGGCACCACCGGCTGGACCGACGAGGGGCACTGGACCGACCGCACCCGCTTCCAGCAGCCACTGGGCACCAAGCGGGTGCTGACGCTCTTCGTCGACTTCCCCGACGCCCCCGCCGACGGACCGACCTCCACCTACACCGCCCAGCTCACCCCCGCGGCCGACTGGATGTGGAACGCCTCCTACGGCCGCACCTGGCTGGCCATCACCCCACTCAACCGCTGGCTCCGGATGCCGCAGTACTCCACCTCGTACGGCTTCCAGCGCGGCATCAGCTTCGAACAGCACGAGGCGTACGTCCGGGACGCCGTCCAGGCCGCCGCGCCGTACGCGGACTTCTCCCGGTACGACCTGGTCTACGTCGTTCCGCCCAGGTCCGCCCCGGCGATCAGCTTCACCCCCACCTACGTCTACGACCCCGGCACGGCCGGCGTCACCGCCAACGGCACTCGCATCAAGTGGGCGGTGACCTTCGGTCAGGACATGTGGTACTGGGGCCCCAGGATCGCCGACCACGAGACCGGGCACACCTTCGGTCTGCCCGACCTGTACGCCTTCACGGGCACCGACCAGCACGCCTACGTCGGCGGGTGGGACGTGATGGGCAAGGTCGGCGGCCCGGCGCCGCAGTACGTCGGCTGGGAAGGATGGAAGCTGGGCTGGATCGACGACAGCCAGGTCGCCTGCCTCCCCGGCCCCGGCTGGACCACCGTCGACCTCAACGCGGTGGAGTACACCGGCGGCACCAAGATCGCGGTGATCCGCACCAGCGACACCACCGCGTACGTCGCCGAGTCCCGCCGGGCCGCCTACGCCGACCCGAACCCCTGCTCGACGGGCGTCCTCATCTACAAGGTCGACACCGCCGTCCAGACCGGCTACGGTCCGATCCGAGTGATCAACGGCAACCCGGGCACCACCCCGCCCAGCGGCTGCACCTCGCTCGACATGGCCGCCCACCATCCTGGCCAGAGCTTCACGGATTGGACCGCCCGCGTCCAGATCTCCATCCGCAGCGGCGGCCAGTACGGTGACACCATCCAGATCAGCAAGTGGTGA
- a CDS encoding AraC family transcriptional regulator: MGARAGREQAIWTRTPLGPSQSLDLLTARFDRHVYAPHSHEEYTIGVCVGGSEVIDYRGGRLHVGPGSIVVLEPGEVHTGGPGTSDGYAYRALYAARPLLTEGTEALPHFPEPVLDDPELATALRAAHTELSSHTLDALEAESRVPWLLTALARRHGSARPVRDTVPGAGDIARAVRDRLADELLAPPALAELATAFGLSRYQLLRVFRDTVGMPPYAWLAQHRVTRARALLDKGLRPAEVAGLVGFADQAHLTRWFRRVLGVTPAAYRNSVQDMGR; encoded by the coding sequence ATGGGCGCGAGGGCGGGCCGTGAACAGGCGATATGGACCCGGACTCCGCTCGGCCCGAGCCAGTCGCTCGATCTGCTGACCGCCCGCTTCGACCGGCACGTGTACGCGCCGCACAGTCACGAGGAGTACACGATCGGGGTCTGTGTCGGAGGCTCAGAAGTCATCGACTACCGGGGCGGGCGTCTCCACGTCGGCCCCGGATCGATCGTCGTCCTCGAGCCCGGCGAGGTGCACACCGGCGGGCCGGGCACCTCCGACGGCTACGCGTACCGGGCGCTGTACGCCGCGCGGCCGCTGCTCACGGAGGGGACCGAGGCTCTGCCGCATTTCCCCGAACCCGTCCTCGACGATCCCGAACTCGCCACCGCCCTGCGCGCCGCCCACACCGAACTCAGCTCGCACACCCTGGACGCCCTGGAAGCCGAGTCGCGGGTGCCGTGGCTGCTCACCGCGCTCGCCAGGCGGCACGGCTCGGCCCGCCCCGTACGCGACACGGTCCCCGGCGCCGGCGACATCGCCCGCGCGGTCCGGGACCGGCTGGCCGACGAACTCCTCGCGCCGCCCGCGCTTGCCGAACTCGCCACCGCCTTCGGCCTCTCCCGATATCAGCTGCTGCGCGTCTTCCGCGACACCGTGGGCATGCCGCCGTACGCCTGGCTCGCCCAGCACCGGGTGACGCGGGCCCGCGCGCTGCTGGACAAGGGCCTGCGCCCCGCCGAGGTCGCGGGCCTGGTCGGCTTCGCGGACCAGGCGCATCTGACGCGCTGGTTCCGCCGGGTGCTGGGGGTGACCCCGGCCGCGTACCGCAACAGCGTTCAAGACATGGGTCGCTGA
- a CDS encoding DMT family transporter has product MTARGWFLFSLMSVIWGIPYLMIKVAVEGMSPSGVVFVRCALGAVLLLPFALRQGGLGRVLRTHWRPMLVFAGLEILGPWWTLTDAERHLSSSTSGLLIAAVPILGLVASRAFGRYLGAAEHLGARRLTGLGLGLAGVAVLTVPHLSGGDAWSLTEVLITALGYATAPLIVARHLKQVSTLQLIAPCLALAAVVYAPAAAATWPATAPTAQVWVSLAGLGVVCTALAFVVFLELIREAGPTRAVVFTYVNPAVAVGAGVAFLGEPLTAGILLSFGLILAGSFLATGAAGAGASSPRTEGPAETRDLADERPGSPSSRI; this is encoded by the coding sequence GTGACTGCACGTGGCTGGTTCCTCTTCTCCCTGATGAGCGTCATCTGGGGCATCCCGTACCTGATGATCAAGGTGGCGGTGGAGGGCATGTCCCCCTCCGGCGTCGTCTTCGTCCGCTGCGCGCTCGGGGCCGTACTTCTGCTGCCGTTCGCCCTGCGCCAGGGCGGTCTCGGCCGGGTCCTGCGCACCCACTGGCGTCCGATGCTCGTGTTCGCCGGCCTGGAGATCCTCGGGCCGTGGTGGACACTGACCGACGCCGAACGCCACCTCTCCAGCTCCACCTCGGGCCTGCTCATCGCCGCCGTACCGATCCTCGGGCTCGTCGCGTCGCGCGCGTTCGGCCGTTACCTCGGCGCCGCGGAACACCTCGGCGCGCGCCGCCTCACCGGCCTCGGCCTGGGCCTGGCGGGCGTCGCCGTGCTCACCGTGCCGCACCTGTCCGGCGGCGACGCGTGGTCGCTGACGGAGGTGCTGATCACGGCCCTGGGGTACGCCACCGCGCCGCTGATCGTCGCCCGCCACCTCAAGCAGGTATCCACGCTCCAGCTGATCGCTCCCTGTCTGGCGCTCGCGGCGGTCGTCTACGCCCCGGCGGCCGCGGCAACCTGGCCGGCGACCGCACCCACCGCCCAGGTCTGGGTGTCGCTGGCCGGCCTGGGCGTCGTCTGCACTGCCCTCGCCTTCGTCGTCTTCCTGGAACTGATCCGAGAGGCGGGCCCGACCCGAGCGGTCGTCTTCACCTATGTGAACCCGGCGGTGGCGGTGGGCGCAGGCGTCGCCTTCCTGGGTGAACCACTGACGGCGGGCATCCTCCTCTCCTTCGGCCTCATCCTGGCGGGCTCGTTCCTTGCCACCGGAGCGGCGGGAGCCGGGGCGTCGTCACCCCGGACGGAAGGCCCTGCGGAGACCCGCGATCTCGCCGACGAACGTCCGGGCTCGCCGAGCTCCCGGATCTGA
- a CDS encoding thioredoxin family protein, which translates to MAASSTMVPLGTPAADFSLPALDGRTVARDDFAAAPALLVAFLCNHCPYVRHVEHAFGELVNEFPDLAVVGICSNSPEIVPSDGPDGLRAQVARTGWAFPYLIDGDQSVGRAYRAACTPDFFLFNSERELAYRGAMDESTPGNRKPVTGNLLRGAIASVLAGKPVPEPHRASMGCSIKWATGHD; encoded by the coding sequence ATGGCTGCATCCTCGACCATGGTCCCCCTCGGGACCCCCGCCGCCGACTTCTCGCTGCCCGCGCTCGACGGCCGGACCGTGGCGCGCGACGACTTCGCTGCCGCTCCGGCCCTGCTGGTTGCGTTCCTGTGCAACCACTGCCCGTACGTCAGGCACGTGGAGCACGCCTTCGGGGAACTGGTGAACGAATTCCCGGATCTCGCGGTGGTGGGGATCTGCAGCAACAGCCCCGAGATCGTGCCCAGCGACGGCCCGGACGGGTTGCGCGCACAGGTCGCACGAACCGGCTGGGCCTTCCCCTATCTCATCGATGGCGATCAGTCCGTCGGCCGTGCCTACCGTGCCGCCTGCACACCGGACTTCTTCCTCTTCAACTCCGAGCGGGAGCTGGCCTACCGGGGTGCGATGGACGAGTCGACTCCCGGTAACCGCAAGCCGGTCACCGGGAACCTGCTGCGCGGGGCGATCGCTTCGGTGCTGGCGGGCAAGCCGGTACCGGAACCGCATCGAGCGAGCATGGGCTGCTCCATCAAATGGGCGACGGGTCACGACTGA
- a CDS encoding MmcQ/YjbR family DNA-binding protein, with the protein MIDADDVRRIALSLPETAEKEAWSMPTFRVAGKMFITVPDDQTSFAVRCPKHDRTELIAAEPEKFWVPPHEASSAWVRVRLGTLEDMAELYDILVDSWKQAAPKHLVEAFIPLGPGGAVQA; encoded by the coding sequence GTGATAGATGCCGATGATGTCCGCCGTATCGCGCTGTCCCTCCCGGAGACCGCCGAGAAGGAGGCGTGGAGCATGCCCACGTTTCGGGTGGCCGGGAAGATGTTCATCACGGTCCCCGATGATCAGACGTCCTTCGCCGTGCGGTGCCCCAAGCACGACCGGACGGAGTTGATCGCTGCTGAGCCGGAGAAGTTCTGGGTGCCGCCGCACGAGGCGAGTTCCGCCTGGGTGCGCGTGCGACTCGGCACTCTGGAGGACATGGCCGAGCTGTACGACATTCTGGTGGACTCCTGGAAGCAGGCCGCGCCGAAGCACCTCGTGGAGGCCTTCATCCCGCTGGGCCCCGGTGGGGCCGTTCAGGCCTGA
- a CDS encoding cytochrome P450, whose product MTTPFPDDASLTPPPGCPAHGLGADGLRRLYGPEAEADPAGLYEKLRAEHGEVAPVLLHGDLPAWLILGHSANLTAMRTPSRFSRDSRRWTAFKKGLVTPDSPLMPVIAWQPLCVFADGEEHKRLRVAVTDSLNRFDRRGMRRYVTRFADQLIQDFGPTGQAELVAQFAEHLPMLVMTQLVGMPDEYGPRLVEAARDLMKGTETAIASNDYVVATLRRMMDRKRVAPGADLVSWLMQHDAGLTDDEVLEHLRVVLLAANETTVNLIADTLKMVLTDRRFRAHLSGGHMTLPDALDQVLWDSAPMSLVAGRWATGDTELGGQQIKAGDMLLLGLAAGNVDPAVRPDLSKPLHGNRSHLAFGGGPHECPGQDIGRAIAETGIDILLTRLPDLQLAIPEDELTWTSAWLSRHLVELPVHFTPRTKPEGKAAVAAGTAPTTPPATPPAPPAAPQAEPTEAPAGPAATATIPRQRRGWWSILTGRFRR is encoded by the coding sequence GTGACCACCCCGTTCCCTGACGACGCCTCCCTCACCCCGCCGCCCGGCTGCCCCGCCCACGGGCTCGGCGCCGACGGCCTCCGCCGGCTCTACGGGCCGGAGGCCGAGGCCGACCCGGCGGGCCTGTACGAGAAACTCCGCGCCGAGCACGGCGAGGTGGCGCCCGTGCTGCTGCACGGTGACCTGCCGGCCTGGCTGATCCTCGGCCACTCCGCGAACCTCACGGCCATGCGCACGCCCTCCCGGTTCTCCCGGGACTCCCGCCGCTGGACGGCGTTCAAGAAGGGCCTGGTCACCCCGGACTCCCCGCTGATGCCGGTGATCGCCTGGCAGCCGCTGTGCGTGTTCGCGGACGGCGAGGAGCACAAGCGCCTGCGCGTGGCGGTCACCGACAGCCTGAACCGCTTCGACCGGCGCGGGATGCGCCGGTACGTCACCCGCTTCGCCGACCAGCTGATCCAGGACTTCGGGCCCACCGGCCAGGCCGAGCTGGTGGCCCAGTTCGCCGAGCACCTGCCGATGCTCGTGATGACGCAGCTGGTCGGGATGCCCGACGAGTACGGGCCCCGACTGGTCGAAGCCGCCCGGGACTTGATGAAGGGCACCGAGACGGCCATCGCGAGCAACGACTACGTCGTGGCGACGCTGCGCCGGATGATGGACCGCAAGCGAGTGGCGCCCGGCGCCGACCTCGTCTCGTGGCTGATGCAGCACGACGCCGGGCTCACCGACGACGAGGTGCTGGAGCACCTGCGGGTGGTGCTGCTCGCCGCGAACGAGACGACCGTCAACCTGATCGCGGACACCCTGAAGATGGTCCTCACCGACCGGCGGTTCCGCGCGCACCTGTCCGGCGGCCACATGACGCTGCCCGACGCCCTGGACCAGGTCCTCTGGGACTCCGCTCCGATGTCGCTGGTCGCGGGCCGCTGGGCCACCGGCGACACCGAACTCGGCGGCCAGCAGATCAAGGCCGGCGACATGCTCCTGCTCGGTCTCGCGGCCGGCAACGTCGACCCGGCCGTCCGTCCCGACCTGTCGAAGCCGCTCCACGGCAACCGCTCCCACCTGGCCTTCGGCGGTGGCCCGCACGAGTGCCCCGGCCAGGACATCGGCCGGGCCATCGCGGAGACCGGCATCGACATCCTGCTCACCCGTCTGCCGGACCTCCAGCTCGCCATTCCCGAGGACGAGTTGACCTGGACCTCGGCCTGGCTCTCCCGGCACCTGGTCGAGCTTCCGGTGCACTTCACCCCGCGGACGAAGCCCGAGGGGAAGGCGGCGGTTGCCGCAGGTACCGCACCCACGACACCGCCGGCGACGCCGCCCGCACCGCCCGCCGCCCCGCAGGCCGAGCCGACCGAGGCGCCCGCAGGCCCGGCCGCCACTGCCACCATCCCCCGGCAGCGGCGCGGCTGGTGGAGCATCCTGACCGGAAGGTTCCGGCGCTGA
- a CDS encoding GTP-binding protein: MDFRSSELVMGPQSADLLPASATMAVKVVIVGGFGVGKTTLVGSVSEIRPLTTEETMTQAGAGIDDIAGVERKTSTTVAMDFGRISISDELVLYVFGTPGQERFWFLWNGLFEGALGAVVLVDTRRLEVSFDVIGRLEDRGVPFVVAANTFPESPTYPIEDLRTALDLPPEVPIVACDARTRESSRDVLMALMRYLHNLSAPPVR, from the coding sequence ATGGACTTCAGAAGCTCTGAGCTGGTGATGGGGCCGCAGAGCGCGGACCTGCTCCCGGCCTCGGCCACCATGGCGGTCAAGGTGGTGATCGTGGGCGGCTTCGGCGTCGGCAAGACGACCCTGGTCGGCTCCGTGAGCGAGATCCGCCCGCTGACCACCGAGGAGACGATGACGCAGGCCGGAGCGGGCATCGACGACATCGCCGGGGTCGAACGCAAGACCTCCACGACGGTCGCGATGGACTTCGGCCGGATCAGCATCAGCGACGAACTGGTGCTGTACGTGTTCGGCACCCCCGGGCAGGAGCGGTTCTGGTTCCTCTGGAACGGCCTGTTCGAGGGAGCCCTCGGCGCGGTCGTGCTGGTCGACACCCGCCGGCTCGAGGTCAGCTTCGACGTGATCGGGCGGCTGGAGGACCGCGGCGTGCCCTTCGTCGTCGCGGCCAACACCTTCCCCGAGTCGCCGACCTACCCGATCGAGGACCTGCGGACCGCCCTGGACCTGCCCCCCGAGGTGCCGATCGTCGCGTGCGACGCCCGGACCCGCGAGTCCAGCCGGGACGTCCTGATGGCCCTGATGCGCTACCTGCACAACCTCTCGGCCCCGCCCGTGCGGTGA
- a CDS encoding DUF742 domain-containing protein codes for MSAADQDWEEDSPERLYVITRGRSGLAERTTFDLVTLIVSRSEPEPTMQPEHAAILRICGSPLSVAEISAYLRLPMSVVTVLLADLLAEERIEARASVPKAILPDRALLEAVMHGLQKL; via the coding sequence ATGAGCGCAGCCGACCAGGACTGGGAGGAAGACAGCCCCGAACGTCTCTATGTGATCACGCGCGGCCGCAGCGGTCTGGCCGAGCGGACCACGTTCGACCTGGTCACCCTGATCGTCTCCCGCTCGGAACCGGAACCCACGATGCAGCCGGAGCACGCGGCGATCCTCCGGATCTGCGGCTCTCCGCTGTCCGTGGCCGAGATCTCCGCCTACCTGCGGCTGCCGATGAGCGTGGTCACCGTGCTGCTGGCGGACCTCCTCGCCGAGGAACGGATCGAGGCCCGTGCCTCCGTCCCGAAGGCGATCCTTCCCGACCGTGCCCTGTTGGAGGCGGTGATGCATGGACTTCAGAAGCTCTGA
- a CDS encoding roadblock/LC7 domain-containing protein, with protein sequence MIQQRTNMDWMLKELADGVPHTRHIVVLSADGLRMAQYGTDTDTADRLAAACAGLQSLAAAVGHEFPHGDGRMRLVVIEVSGGFFYLMAAGARAYLAVLADEGVDAGLMGHRMRDLVARIGAHLSTPPRNGEQVA encoded by the coding sequence GTGATTCAGCAGCGGACCAACATGGACTGGATGCTCAAGGAGCTGGCGGACGGCGTCCCGCACACCCGCCACATCGTCGTGCTCTCCGCCGACGGCCTGCGGATGGCCCAGTACGGCACCGACACCGACACCGCCGACCGCCTCGCCGCCGCCTGCGCCGGCCTGCAGAGCCTGGCCGCCGCGGTCGGACACGAGTTCCCGCACGGCGACGGCCGGATGCGGCTGGTCGTGATCGAGGTGAGCGGCGGCTTCTTCTACCTGATGGCGGCCGGCGCCAGAGCCTACCTGGCGGTGCTGGCCGACGAAGGCGTCGACGCCGGACTGATGGGCCATCGGATGCGCGACCTGGTCGCCCGGATCGGCGCACATCTCAGCACACCTCCGCGCAACGGCGAGCAGGTCGCGTGA